A single genomic interval of Anopheles marshallii chromosome 2, idAnoMarsDA_429_01, whole genome shotgun sequence harbors:
- the LOC128707388 gene encoding uncharacterized protein LOC128707388 encodes MRLEQFVGIFMMVTVGETTLSASDGFNQSSAIDQQDALQKPPSDQWRDTEHGKVLSRRKRFIVFPEGSSFSVAVCMTIGLYGNPNYQFVSWALNWGIAYNLPNQTVSFQKEMTEPKPMVQRRFRRDLYQKLEVIMDSMGYDGRDCILRALCESSQYFGGKGSNMVAEMLRTLFSYPKQKVLSFEHADHKLYDKAHRKGRNMAPCQSLYGNCRFSLLELALGKYSTPYGFM; translated from the exons ATGAGGTTGGAACAGTTTGTTGGCATTTTTATGATGGTGACCGTCGGCGAGACGACACTCAGCGCATCCGATGGCTTTAACCAGAGCAGCGCGATAGATCAGCAGGACGCACTACAGAAACCACCGAGCGACCAGTGGAGGGACACCGAGCATGGCAAGGTGCTGTCTAGAAGGAAGCGATTTATCGTATTTCCGGAAGGTTCCAGTTTTTCC GTGGCTGTTTGCATGACGATCGGTTTGTACGGTAACCCCAACTACCAGTTCGTCAGCTGGGCCCTCAACTGGGGCATTGCGTACAATCTGCCCAATCAAACCGTCAGCTTCCAGAAGGAAATgaccgaaccgaaaccgatggTGCAACGGCGCTTTCGGCGTGATCTCTACCAGAAGCTGGAAGTGATCATGGACAGCATGGGGTACGATGGGCGGGACTGTATTCTAAGGGCGCTCTGCGAAAGCTCGCAGTACTTCGGCGGCAAAGGAAGCAACATGGTGGCGGAGATGTTACGGACGCTTTTCAGCTATCCCAAGCAGAAGGTACTTTCGTTCGAGCACGCCGATCACAAGTTGTACGACAAGGCCCATCGCAAGGGCAGAAACATGGCACCATGCCAATCGCTGTACGGTAACTGTCGGTTCTCGTTACTGGAGCTCGCGCTTGGTAAATATTCAACACCGTACGGGTTTATGTGA
- the LOC128707029 gene encoding uncharacterized protein LOC128707029, which yields MELKTLLLVVTLSSGVLCAVYNQSESGELKHLTRKKRFLLFPPGANILLTSSFGKGMVFRGPAGYVAIGELDLYYPLPDYKYHASALKLGGIAMYPPEPKKPAPPPPPPPPPPKMPAPEKDEDHHHNGGELSPAEVEQYLKDHPGTWVPPGWGKERADWNTNNLQYQSGYWAQDRTQNQYQYSYPSNTLDRYLGGNPDGSAGYYGWNERPYDRYRRSLLKQTFDEEQSEEDERSKWLSGETFNISHHSSWEHFHHYRDRRALFSHLEETIGSITGFHMKECILRSICEAKNMLPPPGRSMAMDIFRVLFSFPLNEALSDDYSNAMRDDNIDCRGRYGKACPMSLLELVLFGKFKT from the exons ATGGAGCTGAAAACGCTTTTACTCGTGGTAACCCTTAGCAGTGGTGTGCTGTGTGCGGTGTACAATCAATCCGAGAGTGGCGAGTTGAAACATCTCACCAGAAAGAAGCGGTTCCTTCTATTTCCACCCGGTGCTAATATTCTG TTAACATCCTCATTCGGCAAAGGAATGGTATTTCGTGGTCCTGCCGGCTATGTTGCGATTGGTGAGCTTGATTTGTACTACCCACTGCCCGACTACAAATACCACGCGAGTGCCCTTAAGCTGGGAGGTATTGCGATGTATCCTCCGGAACCGAAAAAACCAGCGCCTCccccaccaccgccaccaccacctccaaaAATGCCAGCACCCGAGAAGGACGAAGATCATCACCATAACGGGGGTGAATTGTCACCTGCTGAAGTGGAACAGTATCTCAAAGATCATCCAGGCACCTGGGTACCACCGGGTTGGGGCAAGGAACGGGCAGATTGGAACACGAACAACCTCCAATACCAGTCAGGGTATTGGGCTCAGGACCGTACACAGAATCAGTACCAATATTCGTACCCATCAAACACGCTGGATCGGTATCTGGGCGGTAATCCGGACGGTTCCGCCGGTTACTACGGATGGAACGAAAGACCTTACGATCGCTACCGAAGGTCTCTGCTTAAGCAGACGTTTGACGAGGAGCAGTCGGAAGAAGACGAACGTAGCAAGTGGTTGAGTGGAGAAACGTTCAACATAAGCCATCACAGTAGCTGGGAACACTTTCATCACTATCGGGATCGAAGGGCACTGTTCAGCCATCTGGAGGAAACCATTGGCTCAAT CACCGGTTTTCACATGAAGGAGTGCATTCTTAGGAGCATATGTGAGGCAAAGAACATGCTGCCACCACCGGGCCGGTCGATGGCGATGGACATCTTCCGTGTGCTGTTTAGCTTCCCGCTGAACGAAGCACTAAGCGATGACTACAGCAATGCGATGCGCGATGATAACATCGATTGCCGGGGAAGATATGGCAAAGCTTGCCCGATGAGTCTGCTGGAATTAGTTCTGTTCGGCAAGTTTAAAACATAG
- the LOC128716762 gene encoding uncharacterized protein LOC128716762, whose amino-acid sequence MLLTTGSKKWCCQQRTDLPALLLWSLCALLCFKSSIATIYTEGGLVQQQEQADGEYASTPQKVLSRKRRFLTFPEGSSFQVVYDQTIPMIGVERLFTIGITVALAYELPSITINQIEQMLQENAAEGYIFPKMDENANNTILVDSKNSVTPARKNIFSYYYQTPGPAQPGGGGVGNGASRINYYTAPDRRYDKFDRYGQRLPLWNQYLANRLPRPPYADPSRNDFGSIVNRYLQGWIRRHPPNYPMGKKRFYPVFGKRSIREDTAPLDRHFLNQHRATRHALYERIEQFLTAKGKHGHHCVLRALCESGQRNNDSEPDTFLKEILRAIFSLPSTHETPTHHKHRIYDEAHAHAGNCTETYSYCEDSIWSSNFVF is encoded by the exons ATGCTACTCACAACCGGTTCTAAGAAATGGTGCTGCCAGCAGCGAACAGATCTACCCGCACTATTGCTCTGGAGTTTATGTGCGCTGCTGTGTTTTAAATCTTCCATTGCAACGATTTACACGGAGGGTGGATTAGTGCAACAGCAGGAGCAGGCGGATGGGGAATACGCCTCCACGCCGCAGAAGGTGCTGTCGAGAAAGAGACGGTTCTTGACGTTTCCTGAGGGAAGTTCCTTTCAAGTCG TTTACGATCAAACCATCCCGATGATTGGTGTCGAGCGGCTCTTTACGATCGGTATTACGGTGGCGCTTGCTTACGAGCTACCCAGCATCACCATTAACCAGATCGAGCAGATGCTGCAAGAAAATGCGGCCGAAGGTTACATCTTTCCCAAGATGGATGAAAACGCCAACAATACCATCCTCGTCGATAGCAAGAACTCCGTCACACCGGcaaggaaaaacattttcagCTATTACTACCAAACACCCGGACCGGCACAACCGGGCGGCGGCGGTGTGGGTAATGGGGCTAGCCGCATCAATTACTACACTGCACCCGATCGGCGTTACGATAAGTTTGATCGATACGGGCAACGTCTTCCCCTGTGGAATCAGTACCTGGCGAACCGGTTGCCCCGGCCACCGTACGCCGATCCGTCGCGTAATGATTTTGGCAGCATTGTTAACAG ATACCTCCAAGGTTGGATACGTCGCCATCCACCGAATTATCCGATGGGCAAAAAGCGCTTCTACCCGGTGTTTGGTAAGCGCAGTATACGCGAAGACACAGCACCGCTGGATCGGCACTTTCTCAATCAACATCGTGCAACGCGCCACGCACTGTACGAGCGGATAGAACAGTTCCTAACGGC AAAGGGAAAGCATGGACATCACTGCGTGCTGCGGGCTCTGTGTGAAAGTGGACAGCGAAACAATGACAGTGAACCGGACACATTTTTAAAGGAAATTCTTCGTGCCATATTTAG TCTGCCATCCACGCATGAAACACCAACTCACCATAAGCATCGAATCTACGATGAAGCTCACGCCCATGCCGGAAACTGCACGGAAACCTATTCGTACTGTGAGGATAGCATTTGGTCGTCGAATTTTGTGTTCTAA